One region of Haloprofundus salilacus genomic DNA includes:
- a CDS encoding cell division protein SepF: MGIMSKILGNGQRSTEDYVELDLDDFDTAQGEAGMTVHIAEIAGQQDVIAIKDAVYDGDFVIADITRLRTKDRTVEHIVDELQQVAQEVDGDIVQKGDDQLILAPTGVRIARQKLD; the protein is encoded by the coding sequence ATGGGTATCATGAGCAAGATCCTCGGCAACGGGCAGCGCTCCACCGAGGATTACGTCGAACTGGACCTCGACGACTTCGACACCGCACAGGGCGAGGCGGGGATGACGGTTCACATCGCCGAAATCGCCGGTCAACAGGACGTCATCGCCATCAAAGACGCCGTCTACGACGGCGACTTCGTCATCGCGGACATCACGCGTCTCCGGACGAAGGACCGGACGGTCGAACACATCGTCGACGAACTCCAGCAGGTTGCCCAGGAGGTCGACGGCGACATCGTCCAGAAAGGCGACGACCAACTCATCCTCGCGCCGACGGGCGTGCGAATCGCTCGGCAGAAACTGGACTGA
- a CDS encoding class I SAM-dependent methyltransferase, translated as MLVRHVKRARQKSFELAPNWVRPAVRKAFYVLHPEASWETFKEKELTRQEFIDRFFDSEAELEAYEKEFMTGVIAENLKRAYDDLGNETFYDIHKDDCVRYYAYIRKYEPQTIVETGVFHGVSTLAILAALDRNDSGRLYSIDYSSLLDPTDEAELKRYERRRPSCSQRDSHLLPEGKEPGWVVPEELHDRWEFVAGRSQRKLPKLLSELGDVDMFVHDSEHSKTGMLFEFDLAWEHLSPGGMLFSHHVAWNDAFDTFVSERAPDADHGKTAVHYVHFDKHAEPGWGKYARKPDASSTVESAPSTAESASSTAEFASSTAEPAPEEEAYAVSDD; from the coding sequence ATGTTGGTTCGGCACGTCAAACGCGCACGGCAGAAGTCGTTCGAGCTCGCACCCAACTGGGTGCGGCCCGCGGTGCGGAAAGCGTTCTACGTCCTCCACCCGGAGGCGTCGTGGGAGACGTTCAAGGAGAAAGAGCTCACCCGCCAAGAGTTCATCGACCGATTCTTCGACAGCGAGGCGGAACTCGAGGCGTACGAAAAGGAGTTCATGACCGGCGTCATCGCCGAGAACCTCAAACGAGCGTATGACGACCTCGGCAACGAGACGTTCTACGACATCCACAAAGACGACTGCGTTCGATACTACGCGTACATCCGGAAGTACGAGCCGCAGACCATCGTCGAGACGGGCGTTTTCCACGGCGTCTCGACGCTGGCGATACTCGCCGCACTTGACCGAAACGACTCGGGACGACTGTACTCCATCGACTACTCGTCGCTTCTCGACCCGACCGACGAGGCGGAGCTCAAACGGTACGAACGTCGACGCCCGTCCTGCTCGCAGCGCGACAGCCACCTACTTCCGGAGGGGAAGGAGCCGGGGTGGGTCGTCCCGGAGGAACTGCACGACCGGTGGGAGTTCGTCGCCGGACGCAGCCAGCGAAAACTGCCCAAACTGCTGTCGGAGCTGGGTGACGTCGATATGTTCGTCCACGACTCCGAGCACTCGAAGACGGGAATGCTGTTTGAGTTCGACCTCGCGTGGGAGCATCTCTCCCCCGGGGGAATGCTCTTTTCGCACCACGTCGCCTGGAACGACGCGTTCGACACGTTCGTCTCCGAGCGTGCGCCCGACGCAGACCACGGCAAGACCGCCGTTCACTACGTCCATTTCGACAAACACGCCGAGCCGGGGTGGGGCAAGTACGCGCGCAAGCCGGACGCCTCCTCGACAGTCGAATCTGCCCCCTCGACGGCCGAATCCGCCTCCTCGACAGCCGAATTCGCCTCCTCGACGGCGGAACCAGCCCCCGAAGAGGAGGCGTACGCTGTCTCTGACGACTAA